In a genomic window of Flavobacterium lipolyticum:
- a CDS encoding MBOAT family O-acyltransferase, translating into MITIDSINNWFIQNFGAITPEQVQSWFIYNPEEKLLFNTGLFLGLFLVFYFVYAFLRKTFYLRLTYVILFSLFFYYKSSGIYFLLLLLSSVVDYGLSQIIYREAKDSTKKIYLVISVILNLGLLGYFKYMNFMIVTFNDMFHGNYELHDIFLPVGISFYTFQSMSYIIEIYREEIKPTKNYIEYLFFVSFFPQLVAGPIVRAKDFLPQIYQKLNLTREDVNNALFLIIGGLIKKTVISNYISINFVDRVFDTPMNYTSFENLMASYGYAIQIYCDFSGYSDMAIGIALLLGFKLPANFRTPYKSTSITDFWRRWHISLSTWLKDFLYISIGGNREGTFAGFLFPSLFFFGLLLWGISNINESFIPLGIAIGALVLFCLTFLLSKKKNQTLVTNFNLFTTMLLGGLWHGAGAQFIVWGALHGLALAVHKIFMEFFPPKKEGKGSGFLWKFFSIVITFHFVVFCWIFFRARDFETALQVINNIGQLTFEPEHWQAIIIGYKNVFLLMLFGYVWHVLPEAITSKMKLVFDKTPLIGKAIILGFTYWIVYATAVAGSQPFIYFQF; encoded by the coding sequence TTGATTACAATAGATAGCATAAATAATTGGTTCATTCAGAATTTTGGAGCGATTACTCCGGAGCAGGTTCAAAGTTGGTTTATATACAATCCTGAAGAAAAATTACTGTTTAATACCGGTTTGTTCCTGGGATTATTTCTGGTTTTTTATTTTGTGTATGCCTTTTTACGCAAAACATTTTATTTGAGATTAACATACGTTATCCTCTTTTCGCTTTTCTTTTATTACAAGTCAAGCGGGATTTACTTTTTACTCTTGTTACTTTCGTCTGTTGTTGATTACGGTCTGAGTCAGATTATTTACAGAGAAGCAAAAGACAGTACAAAGAAAATTTATCTGGTGATCAGTGTAATCCTGAATCTGGGATTGTTGGGGTATTTCAAATACATGAACTTCATGATTGTTACTTTCAATGATATGTTTCATGGAAATTATGAACTGCACGATATTTTTCTGCCGGTTGGAATTTCATTCTATACCTTCCAGTCGATGAGTTATATTATCGAAATCTACCGTGAAGAAATTAAACCAACCAAAAATTATATCGAATATCTGTTCTTCGTTTCATTCTTCCCTCAGTTGGTGGCAGGACCAATCGTTAGAGCAAAGGATTTTTTACCTCAGATTTATCAGAAATTAAACCTGACCAGAGAAGATGTAAACAACGCTTTGTTTTTGATTATAGGTGGATTGATTAAGAAAACGGTAATTTCGAATTACATCTCTATAAATTTCGTTGATCGTGTTTTTGATACCCCGATGAATTATACCTCGTTTGAAAATTTAATGGCGTCTTATGGGTATGCGATTCAGATTTACTGCGATTTTTCAGGATATTCAGATATGGCAATCGGAATCGCTTTGCTATTAGGATTTAAACTTCCGGCGAACTTTAGAACGCCTTATAAGTCAACCTCTATAACTGATTTCTGGAGAAGATGGCATATTTCACTATCCACCTGGCTGAAAGACTTTTTGTATATCTCGATCGGTGGAAATCGTGAAGGAACATTCGCAGGGTTTTTATTCCCAAGTTTATTCTTCTTTGGATTATTGCTTTGGGGAATTTCAAACATAAACGAGAGTTTCATTCCACTAGGGATTGCAATTGGAGCATTAGTGCTTTTCTGTCTGACCTTTTTACTTTCAAAAAAGAAAAACCAAACCTTGGTGACCAATTTCAATTTGTTTACCACGATGTTGTTAGGAGGGTTGTGGCATGGAGCCGGAGCACAGTTTATTGTTTGGGGAGCCTTACACGGATTGGCATTAGCCGTTCATAAAATTTTCATGGAATTCTTTCCTCCCAAAAAAGAAGGTAAAGGTTCTGGATTTTTATGGAAATTCTTTTCAATCGTCATTACCTTTCATTTTGTTGTTTTTTGTTGGATATTTTTCCGTGCCAGAGATTTTGAAACAGCACTTCAGGTTATCAATAATATTGGTCAGTTGACTTTTGAGCCGGAACATTGGCAGGCAATCATAATAGGTTACAAAAATGTCTTTTTATTGATGCTATTCGGATACGTTTGGCATGTCTTGCCGGAAGCTATTACCTCTAAAATGAAATTAGTTTTTGATAAAACACCTCTGATCGGAAAAGCAATTATTCTGGGATTCACGTATTGGATCGTTTATGCAACAGCAGTTGCCGGTTCGCAACCGTTTATTTACTTCCAGTTTTAG